One segment of Jatrophihabitans sp. DNA contains the following:
- the mgrA gene encoding L-glyceraldehyde 3-phosphate reductase has product MTYLAADDRYERMTYRRAGRSGIKLPLISLGLWHNFGEDRPLDGQRAILRRAFDLGVTHFDLANNYGPPFGSAESNFGRIYQQDFRPYRDELFLSTKAGWDMWPGPYGDLGSRKYLLASLDQSLSRMGVDYVDVFYHHRNDPETPLEETMGALDQAVRSGKALYAGISSYSPQRTEEAARILREMGTPLFLHQPSYSLLNRWIEDGLLETTAAVGAGVIVFSPLAQGMLTDKYLDGVPADSRMAANTSLPAELLTEQNLQRIRALNQIASRRGQSLAQLALAWAARDERVSSVLIGASSVRQLEQNIAALEHQSFTAEELAEIDQHAVEGDIDLWRSVATS; this is encoded by the coding sequence ATGACCTATCTCGCAGCCGATGACCGTTACGAGCGCATGACCTACCGCCGGGCCGGCCGCAGCGGCATCAAGCTGCCGCTGATCTCGCTCGGCCTCTGGCACAACTTCGGCGAGGACCGCCCGTTGGACGGCCAGCGGGCGATCCTGCGCCGCGCCTTCGACCTGGGCGTCACCCACTTCGACCTGGCCAACAACTACGGCCCGCCCTTCGGCTCGGCCGAGTCGAACTTCGGCAGGATCTACCAGCAGGACTTCCGCCCGTACCGCGACGAGCTGTTCCTGTCCACCAAGGCCGGCTGGGACATGTGGCCCGGCCCGTACGGCGACCTGGGCTCGCGCAAGTACCTGCTGGCCAGCCTCGACCAGTCCCTGTCCCGGATGGGCGTCGACTACGTCGATGTCTTCTACCACCACCGCAACGACCCTGAGACCCCGCTGGAGGAGACGATGGGGGCGCTGGACCAGGCGGTCCGCTCCGGCAAGGCGCTCTACGCCGGCATCTCCTCCTACTCCCCGCAGCGCACCGAAGAGGCCGCTCGGATACTGCGCGAGATGGGCACCCCGCTGTTTCTCCATCAGCCGTCCTACTCCCTGCTCAACCGCTGGATCGAGGACGGCCTGCTCGAGACCACGGCGGCCGTGGGAGCCGGCGTCATCGTGTTCTCACCGCTGGCGCAAGGGATGCTGACCGACAAGTACCTCGACGGGGTGCCGGCCGACTCCCGGATGGCGGCGAACACCTCGCTGCCCGCGGAGCTGCTCACCGAGCAGAACCTGCAGCGCATCCGGGCCCTGAACCAGATCGCCTCGCGGCGCGGTCAGTCACTGGCACAGCTGGCGCTGGCCTGGGCCGCCCGGGATGAGCGGGTCAGCTCGGTGCTGATCGGCGCCTCATCGGTGCGCCAGCTCGAGCAGAACATCGCCGCCCTGGAGCACCAGTCCTTCACCGCCGAAGAGCTCGCGGAGATCGACCAGCACGCCGTCGAGGGCGACATCGACCTGTGGCGGTCAGTGGCGACCAGCTGA
- a CDS encoding Gfo/Idh/MocA family oxidoreductase: MRVAVLGCGFGAQHLDWLSQHPEFDLDTLFYQHNRERAVELANRYGIASVSADPVGELSRRGIELAVIVTPPDTRQALVRAALDAGAFAFVDKPLSHSLESATELAALAAGAPQRCAVNFQWRSHPAVREVRDQLAVGVGVLHRVHASFYHDFFRGQQASWRQQPASAGAGTLGDQGVHLFDLLHWLIPRDWSAVAAQTSTVRQDPDGQRLEPAAGRTEDLAEVWLQEPESGCLATVSLSRLVCGVRAIEFEVQGSDRTLRLRLEADDGSAELTTHGSDGTSKTARYGPTSLDPYPPLLAVMAGKQDPDGLLASFDDGLRAQARLAEAVALAARTPPALPS, encoded by the coding sequence ATGCGAGTGGCGGTCCTCGGCTGCGGATTCGGCGCACAGCACCTCGACTGGCTTTCCCAACATCCCGAATTCGATCTGGACACCTTGTTTTATCAGCACAATCGGGAACGGGCAGTGGAGCTGGCCAACCGTTACGGCATCGCCAGCGTGAGCGCGGACCCGGTCGGCGAGCTCAGCCGCCGAGGCATCGAGCTGGCGGTGATCGTCACGCCGCCGGACACCCGGCAGGCGCTGGTCAGGGCCGCTCTCGACGCCGGCGCCTTCGCCTTCGTGGACAAGCCATTGAGTCACTCGCTGGAGTCAGCCACCGAACTGGCCGCGCTGGCGGCCGGTGCGCCACAGCGGTGCGCGGTCAACTTCCAGTGGCGAAGCCATCCCGCCGTGCGCGAGGTCCGCGACCAGCTCGCCGTCGGCGTCGGAGTCCTGCATCGGGTGCACGCCAGCTTCTATCACGACTTCTTTCGCGGCCAGCAAGCCTCCTGGCGGCAGCAGCCGGCCAGCGCGGGAGCCGGAACGCTCGGTGACCAGGGGGTGCACCTGTTCGACCTGCTGCACTGGCTGATCCCGCGCGACTGGTCCGCCGTCGCGGCCCAGACCAGCACGGTGCGCCAGGACCCGGACGGCCAGCGGCTGGAGCCGGCAGCCGGGCGCACCGAGGACCTGGCCGAGGTCTGGTTGCAGGAGCCGGAGTCCGGCTGCCTGGCGACCGTCTCGCTGTCCCGGCTGGTCTGCGGCGTGCGCGCGATCGAGTTCGAGGTGCAGGGGTCGGACCGGACGTTGCGGCTGCGCCTGGAAGCCGATGACGGCTCGGCCGAACTCACGACGCACGGCAGCGACGGAACCAGCAAGACCGCGCGGTACGGGCCCACCTCGCTGGACCCCTATCCCCCGCTGCTCGCGGTGATGGCCGGCAAGCAGGACCCGGACGGCCTGCTGGCCAGCTTCGACGACGGCTTGCGGGCGCAGGCACGACTGGCCGAAGCCGTTGCCCTGGCAGCCCGAACGCCACCTGCCCTGCCCAGCTGA
- a CDS encoding inositol-3-phosphate synthase produces the protein MPEPLRLAVCGVGNNISALFQGAQYYRELTAQGVAAADFPGIKHPEIGGLSVADIDFVAAFDVHPDKVGLPFHIAVLAAPNNYPRLDVTLPETDFAVEPGLTEADCAVSGPAFERIVRRLRDTRADVLLYSLPTGLQWAADAYAQVALEAGAAFVNCTPELVARVPATLAEFERRGVPLIGDDLASHLGTSVVHRALLGLLTDRGLSLVSSYQLNLGGNEDFKNLRVAGESKRASKLNALAQEGLDTSRVEVIPSAGFVQHLNDNKVGMLNIEAVGWAGTPISVDLKLKVQDSSNAAGVIIDLIRMGAVAKRLGLGGFPAAAARVLKSPAGGHPFYTEALVAQSLVTLDAGLHVAVNEQPSIEHAR, from the coding sequence ATGCCTGAACCACTTCGCCTCGCCGTCTGCGGGGTCGGCAACAACATCTCGGCGCTGTTCCAGGGCGCGCAGTACTACCGGGAACTGACCGCTCAAGGCGTGGCGGCTGCCGACTTCCCGGGCATCAAACATCCCGAGATCGGCGGCCTCAGCGTCGCTGACATCGACTTCGTCGCCGCCTTCGACGTTCACCCCGACAAGGTCGGCCTCCCGTTCCACATCGCGGTCCTGGCCGCGCCGAACAACTATCCGCGGCTGGACGTCACACTTCCCGAGACCGACTTCGCCGTCGAGCCGGGGCTCACAGAGGCTGACTGCGCGGTGTCCGGCCCGGCGTTCGAGCGGATCGTGCGACGACTGCGCGACACTCGCGCCGACGTGTTGCTCTACTCGCTGCCCACCGGCCTGCAGTGGGCAGCCGACGCCTACGCGCAGGTCGCGCTCGAGGCTGGCGCCGCGTTCGTCAATTGCACGCCCGAGCTGGTCGCCCGGGTGCCGGCCACCCTGGCGGAGTTCGAGCGCCGCGGGGTGCCCCTGATCGGCGACGACCTCGCCAGCCACCTCGGCACCTCCGTCGTGCACCGCGCGCTGCTGGGCCTGCTCACCGATCGCGGGCTGTCTCTGGTGAGCTCCTACCAGCTCAACCTCGGCGGAAACGAGGACTTCAAGAACCTGCGGGTGGCCGGTGAGAGCAAGCGGGCCTCCAAGTTGAACGCGCTGGCGCAGGAGGGGCTGGACACCAGCAGGGTGGAGGTCATCCCGTCCGCCGGTTTCGTCCAGCACCTCAATGACAACAAGGTCGGGATGCTCAACATCGAGGCGGTCGGCTGGGCCGGCACGCCGATCTCGGTGGACCTCAAGCTCAAGGTGCAGGATTCCAGCAATGCCGCAGGGGTCATCATCGACCTGATCCGGATGGGAGCGGTTGCCAAGCGGCTGGGCCTCGGCGGCTTTCCCGCGGCCGCCGCGAGGGTCCTGAAGTCACCGGCGGGCGGGCACCCGTTCTACACCGAGGCCCTGGTGGCGCAGAGCCTGGTGACCCTCGACGCCGGCCTGCACGTCGCGGTCAACGAGCAGCCAAGCATCGAACATGCCCGTTGA
- a CDS encoding DJ-1/PfpI family protein — protein MPVDQAPAAFGVRVLAFPEVDDLDLMGAYAVLSKAAEIAEGRPPRWDVAIAGCQPELRTAGGLRFQAQAGLDEGRRPDAVLVPGGRGIQRILTSAPYLEYLRAAHRHGAAVYSVCSGALLVAASGIAAGATLAIHAAKRADLARAGDCTPGAGLVLNAGLTSVGGDRRSSVKSVDLALQLVADHGAGLLPELLARMELSQGRTLETATPEQP, from the coding sequence ATGCCCGTTGACCAGGCGCCTGCCGCCTTCGGAGTGAGGGTTCTGGCCTTTCCCGAGGTCGATGACCTCGACCTGATGGGCGCCTACGCGGTGCTGAGCAAGGCCGCCGAGATCGCCGAGGGCCGCCCGCCGCGATGGGACGTCGCGATCGCCGGCTGCCAACCGGAGCTGCGCACCGCCGGCGGCCTGCGGTTCCAGGCGCAGGCAGGTCTGGACGAGGGCCGCCGCCCCGATGCCGTGCTGGTGCCCGGCGGCCGCGGCATTCAGCGGATCCTGACCTCGGCGCCCTACCTGGAGTACCTCCGCGCGGCCCACCGGCACGGCGCCGCGGTGTACAGCGTGTGCTCCGGCGCGCTGCTGGTCGCGGCGTCGGGCATCGCCGCCGGCGCCACGCTGGCCATCCACGCTGCCAAGCGCGCGGACCTGGCGCGTGCGGGAGACTGCACGCCCGGAGCCGGGCTGGTCCTCAACGCCGGCCTGACCTCGGTGGGGGGCGATCGCCGCAGCTCGGTGAAGTCGGTGGACCTGGCTCTGCAACTGGTGGCCGATCATGGCGCCGGGCTGCTGCCTGAGCTGCTGGCCAGAATGGAGCTTTCCCAGGGCCGCACGCTTGAGACCGCGACGCCGGAGCAGCCGTGA
- a CDS encoding SDR family NAD(P)-dependent oxidoreductase translates to MSAPAARHATVLVTGASRGIGGRTALRLAAAGFDLVLWARTLEDLRQIQQQAAEFSVDVGIDAVDVSDAAQVSAGYAAIRWHSPLAGLVLNAGSGIWQPITEIDDAVWDQTLSTNLRGAMLVLKQVLPELRQARGGLIVGVLSDSAKYPFAGRGAYAASKAGLAALLEVARREARESGVRVTALVPSRVDTSFQGSLESAGAGCRPGSLSADNVAEVIGWLFELPEGVEVRELQLSALTSTFGPYQEASP, encoded by the coding sequence GTGAGCGCGCCGGCAGCCCGGCACGCGACGGTCCTGGTGACCGGCGCCAGCAGGGGGATCGGCGGGCGGACCGCGCTGCGGCTGGCCGCCGCGGGCTTCGACCTGGTGCTGTGGGCCCGGACCCTGGAGGACCTGCGGCAGATTCAGCAGCAGGCCGCGGAGTTCAGCGTCGACGTCGGCATCGACGCCGTCGACGTCTCCGACGCCGCGCAGGTCAGCGCCGGCTACGCCGCGATCCGGTGGCACTCGCCGCTGGCCGGCCTGGTCCTCAACGCCGGCTCAGGCATCTGGCAGCCGATCACCGAGATCGACGACGCGGTCTGGGACCAGACGCTGTCCACCAACCTGCGCGGCGCGATGCTCGTGCTGAAGCAGGTCCTGCCGGAGCTGCGACAGGCTCGCGGCGGGCTGATCGTGGGCGTCCTGTCGGACTCGGCGAAGTACCCCTTCGCCGGCCGAGGCGCCTACGCCGCGTCCAAGGCCGGTCTGGCGGCGCTGCTGGAGGTGGCTCGGCGAGAGGCCCGTGAGTCCGGCGTCCGGGTGACCGCGCTGGTGCCCAGCCGGGTGGACACCTCCTTTCAGGGCAGCCTGGAGTCCGCCGGCGCCGGCTGCCGGCCCGGCTCGCTGTCCGCCGACAACGTCGCCGAGGTGATCGGCTGGCTGTTCGAGCTGCCAGAAGGAGTGGAGGTCCGCGAGCTTCAGCTGTCCGCGCTGACCTCGACCTTCGGCCCGTACCAGGAGGCCTCGCCATGA
- a CDS encoding RidA family protein gives MTQARIARIPLVPKGHSKPVGRYSPGIALGSEVAGSLVFLSGQVATDEHGRMLHPGDAGRQAEVVFDRLAAVLEVAGLTLADLVSLTIYVRDLRSHFAAVSAVRDARLSEPGPSSAFIGVQDLVEDGCLVEISGIAAAGIAADREPL, from the coding sequence ATGACCCAGGCCAGGATCGCCAGGATTCCCCTTGTCCCGAAGGGGCATTCCAAGCCGGTCGGCAGGTACAGCCCGGGTATCGCGCTGGGCTCGGAGGTGGCCGGCAGCCTGGTCTTCCTCAGCGGCCAGGTCGCGACCGACGAGCACGGCCGGATGCTGCATCCAGGCGATGCCGGGCGGCAGGCCGAAGTGGTCTTCGACCGGCTGGCCGCCGTGCTGGAGGTTGCCGGCCTGACCTTGGCCGACCTGGTGAGCCTGACCATCTACGTCCGCGACCTGCGGTCCCACTTCGCCGCGGTGTCAGCGGTGCGCGACGCCAGGCTCAGCGAGCCCGGGCCGTCCAGCGCCTTCATCGGTGTCCAGGACCTCGTCGAGGACGGCTGCCTGGTCGAGATCAGCGGCATCGCCGCCGCTGGGATCGCTGCCGACCGCGAGCCGCTATGA
- a CDS encoding PfkB family carbohydrate kinase, with product MTSRHSGCRLADAEIEALRQAGSRSRVLVAGSLNHDEILIADHDPGDEGAVLVRERVTAPGGHAGNCASALAALGVDVSLLAAVGADDTGELLISDLRAHGVDVSGIARISGSPTGRVVIPVLGEQHFMLLLPGANDQLSSEHVRQALSADYDALVLFDPAPAALAEIFSAAAGSAVADNVFWNPGGVYAHQQSARRYLPRCRSIFVNRNEWPAVQAGLPPGWADRTEVVQTLGADGAIGRGADTVTHAAGEVVSMLDPTGAGDAFAAGYVLAALAGLALPRRLAVGNISGALAVTAIGARGRQCTLADLAGWPACSP from the coding sequence ATGACCAGCCGGCACAGCGGTTGCAGGCTGGCTGACGCCGAGATCGAGGCGTTGCGGCAGGCCGGCAGCCGCAGCCGCGTCCTGGTCGCCGGATCACTGAATCACGACGAGATCCTGATCGCTGACCACGACCCGGGCGACGAGGGCGCGGTGCTGGTCCGCGAGCGGGTCACCGCGCCGGGCGGGCACGCCGGCAACTGCGCCTCGGCGCTGGCAGCCCTCGGCGTCGACGTGTCGCTGCTGGCCGCGGTCGGCGCCGATGACACCGGCGAGTTGCTGATCTCCGACCTGCGCGCGCACGGCGTCGACGTCTCCGGCATCGCCAGGATCTCCGGCAGCCCGACCGGCCGGGTGGTCATCCCGGTGCTGGGCGAGCAGCACTTCATGCTGCTGCTGCCAGGAGCCAATGACCAGCTCTCCAGCGAGCACGTCCGGCAGGCGCTGAGCGCGGACTACGACGCGCTGGTGCTCTTCGACCCGGCGCCGGCGGCACTGGCCGAGATCTTCTCGGCGGCCGCCGGATCAGCTGTCGCAGACAACGTCTTCTGGAATCCGGGCGGCGTGTACGCCCATCAGCAGTCCGCCCGCCGCTACCTGCCGCGCTGCCGGTCGATCTTCGTCAACCGCAACGAGTGGCCGGCGGTCCAGGCCGGTCTGCCACCGGGGTGGGCCGACCGGACCGAGGTCGTGCAGACCCTCGGAGCCGACGGCGCCATCGGGCGCGGCGCCGACACGGTGACGCACGCGGCCGGTGAAGTCGTGTCGATGCTGGACCCGACCGGGGCCGGTGACGCCTTCGCCGCCGGCTACGTCCTGGCCGCGCTGGCCGGGCTGGCACTGCCGCGACGGCTGGCGGTCGGCAACATCAGCGGCGCGCTCGCGGTGACGGCGATCGGCGCTCGTGGCCGGCAGTGCACGCTGGCCGACCTGGCGGGCTGGCCGGCATGCTCACCCTGA
- a CDS encoding MTAP family purine nucleoside phosphorylase — protein MEQPVIAIIGGTGFYEFLEPVTEVSRQTPYGPTSAPISLSSLDGRPVAFLPRHGRDHEYLPHEIPYRANLWAFKELGVRQILGLNTVGSLQAEYRRGDLVLVDQFIDRTSGRIDTFFSGNAAAHISSAYPYCLRMRGLAKDALAGIEGGVHESATVVVTQGPRFGTMAESRWYRSQGWHVLNMTQYPEVVLAREQELCYMNLSYVTDYDVALAEVVGAEEDKDLVSHARVLKAFAADSGRFVEAVKRIVNALPTEFDCGCQHALDGART, from the coding sequence ATGGAACAACCAGTCATTGCGATCATCGGCGGCACCGGCTTCTACGAGTTCCTGGAGCCGGTCACCGAAGTCAGCCGGCAGACCCCGTACGGCCCGACCAGCGCCCCGATCAGCCTGTCGTCGTTGGACGGCCGGCCGGTGGCCTTCCTTCCCCGGCATGGCCGTGACCACGAGTACCTGCCGCACGAGATCCCTTACCGGGCGAACCTATGGGCGTTCAAGGAACTCGGCGTGCGGCAGATCCTGGGGCTGAACACGGTGGGCAGCCTGCAGGCCGAGTACCGCCGGGGCGACCTGGTGCTGGTCGACCAGTTCATCGACCGGACCAGCGGCCGGATCGACACCTTCTTCTCGGGCAACGCCGCCGCCCACATCAGCTCGGCCTACCCCTACTGCCTGCGGATGCGCGGCCTGGCCAAGGATGCGCTGGCCGGCATCGAGGGCGGCGTGCACGAGAGCGCCACCGTGGTCGTCACCCAGGGCCCGAGGTTCGGCACGATGGCCGAGAGCCGCTGGTACCGGTCCCAGGGCTGGCATGTGCTCAACATGACCCAGTACCCCGAGGTGGTGCTGGCCCGCGAGCAGGAGCTCTGCTACATGAACCTGTCCTACGTCACCGATTACGACGTGGCGCTGGCCGAGGTGGTGGGCGCCGAGGAAGACAAGGACCTGGTCAGCCATGCCAGGGTGCTCAAGGCCTTCGCCGCCGACTCGGGACGTTTCGTCGAGGCCGTCAAGCGAATCGTCAACGCGTTGCCGACGGAGTTCGACTGCGGCTGCCAGCACGCCCTCGACGGCGCGAGGACCTGA
- a CDS encoding histidine phosphatase family protein: protein MAPPATEHGPAMAGWSGELVLLRHAQTGCTVDGLFCGEHDPPLSPVGRLMSDALPDAAGLAGVRRLYISPSRRSVQTSAALAARLGLATRVEPRLRELSFGRWESRTPEQVDSEPAYRRWRRDPARCAPPDGEAGLAVLARALAAATEALTRAGRFDGAKVALLTHKAPVRLLVCHFLGLPPRQYRQIAPVGVCSVTRISFDGARPRLIELGNVDHLPARWRANPDQATDTR, encoded by the coding sequence ATGGCCCCACCGGCGACGGAGCACGGCCCGGCGATGGCGGGCTGGTCCGGAGAGCTGGTGCTGCTGCGCCACGCCCAGACCGGCTGCACGGTCGACGGCCTCTTCTGCGGCGAGCACGACCCGCCGCTGTCGCCGGTCGGCCGTCTGATGTCGGATGCGCTACCCGACGCCGCCGGGCTGGCCGGCGTGCGGCGGCTCTACATCAGCCCGTCCCGGCGCAGCGTGCAGACCAGTGCCGCGCTGGCCGCCCGGCTCGGGCTGGCGACGCGGGTGGAGCCGCGGCTGCGGGAGCTGAGCTTCGGACGGTGGGAGAGCCGCACTCCGGAACAGGTCGACTCCGAGCCTGCCTACCGGCGCTGGCGACGCGATCCGGCCCGGTGCGCGCCCCCGGACGGCGAGGCCGGGCTGGCAGTGCTGGCCAGGGCGCTGGCAGCGGCCACCGAGGCGCTGACCCGAGCCGGCCGGTTCGACGGCGCCAAGGTGGCGCTGCTGACGCACAAGGCGCCGGTCCGGCTGCTGGTCTGCCACTTCCTGGGGCTGCCGCCGCGTCAGTACCGCCAGATCGCGCCGGTCGGAGTCTGCTCGGTCACCCGGATCTCCTTCGACGGCGCCCGGCCGCGGCTGATCGAGCTCGGCAACGTCGACCACCTGCCCGCCCGCTGGCGGGCGAATCCGGATCAGGCCACCGACACCCGCTGA
- a CDS encoding GMC family oxidoreductase, whose product MTAELRSDYDLIIVGGGVAGCVLASAAQQLPGLSVLLVEAGADYGPHRHDWPAGILDARELPREDLWDQGSAPSAWRGRVLGGSSCVNGCWHTWGADSDYDEWAAAAGPDGAALTALALEPHRAAAARRLRVRAVTEEETSLWSGASVAGAQRLGYPFVEDLAGRTEGAGVGLPPINAVGDLRWNAAFGYLADCRSNPHLDILDRATVQRLEFTGSRVSGVLVRRGDRLQRFSAATVALTAGAFGSPAVLMRSGIGHPQRLAEDGVSPLHELPGVGANLSDHPGVTLGLTATAQLRDALAEIELRGKLYASQVAVKAASSVCSTGSEAGQWDLHLLPTAGAPLFGARTPGQFEVGITAFLMKARSRGSVRLNRDGEAEPDQNYLSDPDGLDIQALADGLQLACELAATPELAGLAAPGPAPDLTDRSPAGLARLRDSLGTYWHPVGSCALGTDPDRGAVVNARGRVHGFDNLFVLDASILPSTPRANTQLSVLAVASTLAGHLVAGLR is encoded by the coding sequence GTGACCGCAGAGCTTCGAAGCGACTATGACCTCATCATCGTCGGCGGCGGCGTCGCGGGCTGCGTGCTGGCATCGGCCGCTCAGCAGCTGCCGGGGCTGTCGGTGTTGCTGGTCGAAGCCGGCGCCGACTACGGGCCACACCGCCACGACTGGCCGGCCGGCATCCTGGACGCCCGAGAGCTGCCCCGAGAGGACCTGTGGGATCAGGGCTCGGCGCCGAGCGCCTGGCGGGGCAGGGTGCTGGGCGGCAGCTCCTGCGTGAACGGCTGCTGGCACACCTGGGGCGCCGACTCCGACTACGACGAGTGGGCCGCGGCCGCCGGGCCCGATGGCGCGGCCCTCACCGCCCTGGCGTTGGAACCGCACCGGGCGGCGGCCGCGCGGCGACTGCGAGTCCGTGCGGTGACCGAGGAGGAGACCTCGTTGTGGAGCGGCGCCAGCGTGGCCGGCGCCCAGCGATTGGGCTATCCGTTCGTCGAGGACCTCGCCGGCCGCACCGAAGGCGCCGGAGTCGGCCTGCCGCCGATCAACGCCGTGGGCGATCTGCGCTGGAACGCCGCCTTCGGCTACCTCGCCGACTGCCGCTCCAACCCACACCTCGACATCCTCGACAGGGCCACCGTGCAACGGCTTGAGTTCACCGGCTCCCGGGTCAGCGGGGTGCTGGTGCGCCGAGGTGACCGGCTCCAGCGCTTCTCGGCCGCGACGGTGGCGCTCACCGCGGGGGCCTTCGGCTCACCGGCGGTGCTGATGCGCAGCGGGATCGGGCATCCGCAGCGGCTGGCCGAGGACGGGGTCTCACCGCTTCACGAGCTGCCCGGCGTCGGGGCGAACCTGTCTGACCACCCCGGGGTGACGCTGGGTCTCACCGCTACCGCGCAGCTGCGCGACGCGCTGGCCGAGATTGAGCTGCGCGGCAAGCTGTATGCCAGTCAGGTGGCCGTCAAGGCCGCCTCCTCGGTGTGCTCGACCGGCTCCGAGGCCGGCCAGTGGGACCTGCACCTGTTGCCGACAGCCGGCGCGCCGCTGTTCGGCGCCCGGACGCCGGGGCAGTTCGAGGTCGGCATCACCGCCTTCCTGATGAAGGCCCGCTCCCGCGGCAGCGTCCGCCTCAACCGCGACGGCGAGGCCGAGCCGGACCAGAATTACCTCTCCGACCCCGACGGCCTGGACATCCAAGCCCTGGCAGACGGCCTGCAGCTGGCGTGCGAGCTCGCGGCCACGCCCGAGTTGGCCGGCCTGGCAGCGCCCGGCCCGGCGCCGGACCTGACCGACCGCAGCCCCGCGGGCCTGGCCCGGCTGCGAGACTCCCTGGGCACCTACTGGCACCCGGTGGGCAGCTGCGCGCTGGGAACCGACCCCGACCGTGGGGCGGTGGTCAACGCCCGGGGGCGGGTGCACGGCTTTGACAACCTGTTCGTGCTGGACGCCTCCATCCTGCCGAGCACGCCGCGGGCCAACACCCAGCTCAGCGTGCTGGCGGTGGCCTCGACGCTGGCCGGTCACCTGGTTGCCGGGCTTCGGTGA
- a CDS encoding MFS transporter, translated as MTAPAQAQHGLSSYRLCLSQPYTVALISSNLLGRIPNGMATLSIVLFLRASGRSFAEVGAVIASFGLASAVGGPALGRAIDRAGQALILSAAAVGSAVGFCLLTAVGHAHLLYIEGCVVLAGLLSPPLEPALRSLWSSLLTDRATIEVAYALDTSLQELLYILGPFLAVALFAVLPAEVALYVLSATMVIGTVLFVSIPPVRRWKPPARTPDWAGALRSRALTVILASMFWVGSSIGVLNVVVVAYAERMGSQAYSGGLLGTASIGGLVGGLLYGARRWQGNEVHRLRWLLAAMALAYLPLALTPPPALMFAFMFLAGFFLAPILACGFVLIAGHAPAGTVTEAFAWVTTLFLAGSALGSSISGLSVGGALGLRGSFLLTALCAAAALLVAVLALEAHGTPETQNAPRTPSASQGHDDAVE; from the coding sequence GTGACCGCACCGGCCCAAGCCCAGCACGGGCTGAGCAGTTACCGGCTCTGCCTGAGCCAGCCCTACACCGTCGCGCTGATCAGCTCCAACCTGCTGGGGCGCATACCCAACGGCATGGCGACGCTGTCCATCGTGCTGTTCCTGCGGGCCAGCGGCCGCTCCTTCGCCGAGGTGGGGGCGGTGATCGCCAGCTTCGGGCTGGCCTCGGCCGTCGGCGGGCCGGCGCTGGGGCGGGCCATCGACCGGGCCGGCCAGGCGCTGATCCTGAGCGCGGCCGCGGTGGGCTCGGCCGTCGGGTTCTGCCTACTCACCGCCGTCGGCCATGCCCACCTGCTCTACATCGAGGGCTGCGTGGTGCTCGCGGGCCTGCTGTCGCCGCCGCTGGAACCGGCGTTGCGCAGCCTGTGGTCCAGCCTGTTGACAGACCGCGCCACCATCGAGGTCGCCTACGCCCTGGACACCTCGCTGCAGGAGCTGCTTTACATCCTGGGACCTTTCCTGGCGGTGGCGTTGTTCGCCGTCCTCCCCGCCGAGGTGGCGCTGTACGTCCTGAGCGCGACCATGGTGATCGGCACCGTGCTGTTCGTCAGCATCCCACCGGTCCGCCGCTGGAAACCGCCGGCGCGCACCCCGGACTGGGCCGGCGCGCTCAGGTCCCGGGCGCTGACTGTCATCCTGGCCAGCATGTTCTGGGTGGGCAGCTCGATCGGCGTGCTCAACGTCGTCGTGGTCGCCTACGCCGAGCGGATGGGCTCGCAGGCCTACTCCGGCGGCCTGCTCGGCACCGCCTCGATCGGCGGCCTGGTGGGCGGCCTGCTCTACGGCGCCAGGCGATGGCAGGGCAACGAGGTCCACCGGTTGCGCTGGCTGCTGGCCGCGATGGCGTTGGCCTACCTTCCGCTGGCCCTGACACCGCCACCTGCCCTGATGTTCGCCTTCATGTTCCTGGCCGGCTTCTTCCTGGCGCCGATCCTGGCGTGCGGGTTCGTGCTGATCGCCGGGCATGCTCCGGCGGGCACCGTGACCGAGGCCTTCGCCTGGGTCACCACGTTGTTCCTGGCCGGCAGCGCGCTGGGCTCGTCGATCTCGGGTCTGAGCGTCGGCGGCGCGCTGGGTTTGCGCGGCTCGTTCCTGCTGACCGCGCTCTGCGCGGCCGCGGCCCTGCTGGTGGCGGTTCTGGCTCTGGAGGCCCACGGCACGCCTGAAACACAAAACGCACCGAGAACCCCGAGCGCATCGCAGGGCCATGACGACGCCGTCGAGTAG